The Pseudofrankia sp. DC12 region AGGACGCCTACGCCATCACCCAGGCGGCCGCGATGGAGACCTGGCAGACCGGCGTGCCGTTCCGGGAGACGCTGCGTAAGCACGCGGCCGACCGTGGCCTTCCGCTGGACGAGCCGCGGCTGGACGAGGTGAGCCGACCGGAGCGATACGTCGAACGGCTCACCCCGGTCTTCGACCGGCTGGCCGCCCTCACCTGACAGCGCCGGCGGGCGCCTCACTGTCGGAAGGACGACAGCACCCTCGCGATGGCCGCGGAAACCGGTAGCGCCGTTGCGTCGTCGTGGATCGGCCGCGGCGGCGCATCTGGCGCCCGGGACAGCCTTGGAAACACGACAGACCGCCGGCTTCGCGCGGCCGTCTGCCGGATCGTGCCCGCTTGCTTCCGAACAGCGTCGGGGAGCGCACATGCTGTCACGACGGCGTCCCAGTTGAGCCGAGGCCACTCCATCAACCGACAATGGTTGATGGTTAATTCGACAACGCAGTAGCTGTCAGGCCAAATCCCTTCGCATTGCGAATGCACAACGCACACGGGAAGTGACCGTTAGTCCTGTACGATCCCCCCTCGTTCGGTCTCGCACCCGTGTGCGACCATGAGGCCCGTACTTGGCCTGCATCCACGAGGTCCGTACTTGGCCCGATTGACACAGCCGGATCTATTGCCACCCCGGCCGCCGCGTCCAGTGGGGGAGACATCATCTTGTCGGGACTACTTGACCATGGATCGGTCTTCGTCGCGGGGCACCGGGGGCTAGTCGGCAGCGCGATCACCCGGCGGCTGCGCGGTGCCGGGATCGACGTGATCACCCGCGGCCGGGACGAGCTCGATCTGACCGACACCGTCGCGGTCTCCCAGTTCTTCGACGAGGTGCGCCCCGCGGCGGTTGTGCTGGCCGCCGCCAAGGTCGGCGGAATCATGGCCAACGCGACCCAGCCGGTCGAGTTCCTCGAGAACAACCTGCACATCCAGCTGAATGTCATCTCGTCGGCCTGGCGCGCGGGCACGGAGAAGCTGCTCTTCCTCGGCTCCAGCTGCATCTACCCGAAGTTCGCGGCTCAGCCGATCACCGAGGACGCGTTGCTGACCGGCCCGCTCGAGCCGACCAACGAGGCCTACGCCATCGCGAAGATCGCCGGGATCACGCAGATCCAGTCGTACCGGCGGGAGTATGGCGCGCACTACGTTTCCGCGATGCCGACGAATGTTTATGGCCCGGGCGACAACTTCGACCTCGAGACGTCCCACGTGCTGCCGGCGCTCATCCACCGTTTCTATCTCGCGACCGAGCGGGGAGACCGCGAGGTCACCCTGTGGGGTTCGGGTACTCCGCGCCGGGAGTTCATCCACGTCGACGATCTCGCCGATGCCTGCGCCACCATTCTCGAGAAGTACGACGACCCCGCTCCGATCAATGTTGGTACCGGCACGGACGTTACGATCCGGGAACTGGCCGAGCTGGTCGCTGACGTCGTCGGGTTCACCGGCACGATCAGTTTCGACCCGGCGAAGCCGGACGGCACCCCGCGCAAACTGCTGGACGTCAGCAAGCTGGAGGGGCTGGGCTGGAAGCCGAGCATCTCGCTGCGTGACGGAATCGAGTCCACGTTCGCGTGGTGGAAGAGCTCCGGGCAGGTCGCCCGCGGCCGCGTGACCGTGGACGCGTAGTAGGCGGAACACGTCGCATGGCACGCGCCCAGCCACAGTCCGTGTCACCCCCCGCGTCAACGACGACCGAGGCGGGTCCGGTCGTCGGCGGGTGGGCGCAGAGCCTGGACACCGGCGGCGCAGCCACTGCCGTAGTGGCCGCGCGTTCGGCGTTGATTGTGACCGGGCTGGCAGCCCCCATCGGGCGAACACGATCACCCAGCCGTGCAGCCCGAGGTCAGCGGCGACACCGGTGCTATCGTTTTCAGAAGCCGTTTGATCGGGGACGACATGACTAAAGTCGCGATTGTTACTGGCGTCACGGGCCAGGATGGCTCCTACCTCTGCGAGCTTTTGTTGCAGAAGGGTTACGAGGTCCACGGCCTCGTCCGTCGCTCGTCCAGCTTCAACACCGCGCGTATCGATCACCTGTACCAGGACCCGCACGAAGACGGGCGCAAGCTGGTGCTGCACCACGCGGACCTGGACGACGGCCTGAGCCTGGTGAACATTCTCAAGGAGACCGGGCCGAGTGAGGTCTACAACCTCGGCGCGCAGAGTCACGTGCGGGTCTCCTACGACACCCCGCTCTACACCGCGAATGTGACCGGCGTCGGTGCGCTGCGCATCCTGGAAGCGGTCCGCGCGAGCAACCTGGACATCCGCGTCTACCAGGCGTCCTCGTCGGAGATGTTCGGCTCGACGCCGCCGCCCCAGAACGAGGAGACACCGTTCCACCCGCGCAGCCCGTATGCCTGCGCGAAGGTCTACGCCTACTGGTCGGCGGTCAATCACCGCGAGTCGTACGGGATGTACGTCTCGAACGGGATCCTGTTCAACCACGAAAGCCCCCGCCGCGGCGAGACTTTCGTCACGCGGAAGATCACCCGTGCGGTCGCGCGGATTCAGGCCGGGCTGCAGAATGAGCTGTACCTCGGCAATCTCGACGCGACCCGCGACTGGGGGTACGCGCCCGAGTACGTCAACGCGATGTGGATGATGCTGCAGGCGCCGGAGCCGGACGACTACGTTGTCGCGACCGGCACGACCTATTCTGTCCGCGAGTTCTGCCGGGTTGCGTTTGGCCACGTCGGGCTGAACTGGGAGGACTACGTTCGGTTTGATCCGAAGTACACGCGCCCGGCCGAGGTCGACGCCCTGATGGGTGACGCCAGCAAGATCAACGCGAACCTGGGGTGGAAGCCCGAGGTGACCTTCGAAGAGCTGGTACAGATCATGGTCGACGGCGACATCCAGCTGCTCGAGGATGAGCGGGCCGGTCGGCTCGTGCGCGTCGACAGGTAGTCAGCAGCCCAATTCTTATTGGTGAGCAGGCCGTCACGTGGCGTACCACCGGCGGCCGGCCAGCTCACTGGCGGCGCCCGCCTAATCGCCAACCGAGAGTGTCTTCCATCTGCCAGCCGGCCCGGTTGGCAGGTGTTGGAGTGCCTCGACCACACTGTTATCCTGGTACGAAGCGCGCGACTGAGCGGGAATCATCCCAAATTGAGGACGGACGGCAGCCAACAAGTGCCGCATCCGGCGCGATTGTTTCGGGCTGTGTGTTTCCTGTGAGGTCACTGGTTCTTTGTTGGCGTCGGTGTGTGCGCGCCGCGCCGCCTGATATTTATGACGGGTGCCATGTCGCGGGGGCAACGAGTAAGGAGTGTCGCTGTGCTGGAAGGGCGCACCGAGCCGAGGACGGTGGCCGGCACGCGTCGCTCCGCTCCCGTGATCCGGGAGGCCAGCTGCTGCGGCGTGCGTATCACGGCCTGCTCGTTTGAGGACGCCGTCGCGGCGGTCATCGGTATTCCGGTGAAGGGCGGCGACGAGGTGCCCGGCGCCGGCACGGCGGTCCACCTCTGCAACGCGTACACCCTGGCGCTGGCGGACCGCGAGGCCAGGCTGAAGAGGACGCTCAACACAGCCCGGTTCAACTTCCCGGACGGCTGGCCGGTCGCCCTGCTAACCCGCCAGCGGACCCGCCTGTCGGGGGCGGACAGCGAGAAGATCAGCGGTCCGGACCTGTTTCAGGCGGTGTTGTCCGCCGGCCGTGATCACGGCGTGAAGCACTATTTCCTGGGCTCCACGCCGGAGGTCCTGGAGGCGCTCGAGCGGTCGGTCCGCAGGGCCTACCCGGGCGTCCAGATCGCCGGGGTGGAGAGCCCGCCGTTCCGGGAGCTGACCCCCGACGAGCGGGCCGAGCAGCGGCTGCGGATCATCGCCTCCGGCGCGGACCTGGTCTGGGTCGGGCTCGGCACGCCCAAGCAGGACTGGGAGGTCGAGCGGCTCGCCGCCGAGATTCCCGCGGTGTTCCTCGCGGTGGGCGCGGCCTTCGACTTCCTGGCCGGCCTGAAGCCGCGTGCCCCGCGCTGGATGGGCGACTACGGCGTCGAGTGGATCTTCCGGCTGGCCAGCGAGCCGCAGCGGCTGTGGAAGCGCTACCTCGTCGGCAACCCGCAGTTCGTCCTCTCGGTCCTGCGCAACCGCGGCCACTGACGAATCGGCCGGAACGGGCGCGGAGCGCCCCGGACCTCCCCGATCGCCGACCTGCCGGATCGACTCCGCCGATCCGGCAGGAACCCTGTCGCCGATCCGGCAGGAACCCCGGGCCGATTCGTCTGGCCGGGCGCTGAGCGCCCCCTACCCTCTGCTCGGCCGGCGTGGACGACTGGGGTCGATGTCCAACGTGCTCGGTAGCTCTGGTCACCTCGGCACGACAATGACCAAGCCCGGTTCGGGGGTCTAGGTCTCGTCGTTGAGCAGGCCTTCGAGGTAGGTGCCGTAGCCGCTCTTGGAGAGCGGCCGAAGGAGCTCGGCGAGCTGGGCGTCGGTGATGAAGCCCTCCCGCCAGGCGACCTCCTCGACGCAGCCGATCTTCAGGCCCTGGCGTTCCTCGATCACCTGGACGAACTGGGCCGCCTGCATCAGTGAGTTGAACGTCCCGGTGTCCAGCCAGGCCGTGCCCCGGTCCAGCAGGTGCACGCCGAGCCGGCCCCGCTCCAGGTACGCCTGGTTGACCGCGGTTATCTCCAGCTCGCCGCGCGCACTCGGCCGCGTCTGGGCCGCGATCTCCAGCACCTCGTTGTCATAGAAGTACAGCCCGGTCACCGCGAAGCTCGACTTCGGCTTCGCCGGCTTCTCCTCGATCGAGACCGCGCGCCGGTCGGCGTCGAACTCGACGACGCCGTACCGCTCCGGGTCCGACACGTGGTAGGCGAAAACGATGCCGCCCACCGGGTCGGTGTAGCCCTTGAGCTGCTCGCCCAGGCCCACCCCGTAGAAGATGTTGTCGCCGAGGATGAGGCAGACCTTGTCGTCGCCGACGAAGTCCGCCCCGACGACGAACGCCTCGGCGAGGCCTCGCGGCTCGGCCTGGACCGCGTACTCGAAGCGGCAGCCCAGCCAGCCGCCATCCCCCAGCAGACGCTGGAACTGCGCCTGGTCGGCCGGCGTCGTGATGACCAGAATTTCCCGGATGCCGGCGGCCATCAGCGTCGAGAGCGGGTAGTAGATCATCGGCTTGTCGTAGACAGGCATCAGCTGCTTCGACACCGCCCGGGTGATCGGGTACAGCCGCGAGCCCGTTCCGCCGGCAAGAACAATGCCCTTCACGGACCCAGCCTAGCCGTGCCTGCTCCGCAGTCGTTGGAGCGCTTTGCGCGGTTCTCCCGCCAAATCTGCGCAGGTCGCCGGCCACCCCGTCACGCCGCGAGCGCCAGGGGCGGCCGGGACCGCCGTCCGCGATTTCGCGACCTGCCCACATATGCCACCATGGGTGGAGCTGTCGGCTTCGGGGAGATCGGGGAACAATGATCGTGCTTGGAGTGGGTAGTCCAGCGCGGCTCATGTCCCCGACCAGCGCCGCGCACGCCTCGCACGAGGTCATCGCATGAGCGCCCGCGACTTCATCGACCCACCGACCGAGGACCCGAACGGGCCCGCGCGGTGGGCGAGGCCGCCGGCCGGCTTGGCCGACCCGTCGGACCCGTCGACCACGACGGTGATCCGGCGCTCCCGGCATTCCGCCCGCGGCCGCGGCGCCACGGGTCCAGACGCCGCACCCAGGACGGCCGAGGCGGCCGGGCCGGACGCGGCGACGGACAGCCCCGAAACGCCGTTCGAGGACCCCGACAGCGGCTGGAAGCCGGCCGGCTCCCGGCGCGCCGACGCGGCCGACGACGGCACGGGGGCCTCGGGAGGCAAGCGTGGCCGCCTGATCGGCGGCGCCCGGGCCGGCCAGCCGGGGTCCCGCCGACGCTGGCCGCTGGTGGTCGGTGGCGTCGTCGTGCTGCTGATCGCCTGCGCGGCCGTCCTCGTCTACCAGGTGCTGAAGGTGAAGTCCGACCTCGCCAGCACCTCCAACGACCTCACCGCCGTCCAGGACGCCGCCACGTCCGGCGACATCCCGACCGCCAAGGCCCGGCTCTCGCGCGTCATCGACTCCGCCCACGCCGCCCGCTCGCACTCGGCCGGGCCGGTCTGGTGGGCCGCGTCCCACATTCCGTTCGCCGGCCCGAACCTCAGCACGTCCCGCCAGCTGGTGCTGTCACTCGCCGACCTCGCGGACGGCCCGCTGACCGACATGGTCTCGGTCTCGGACACGATCAGCCCGGACAGCCTGATCAAGGACAGCACGATCGACGTGCCGACCCTCGTGAAGGACCGCCCGACGCTGCTGCGCGCCGCCGCCGGCGTCGCCACCGTCGACAAGCGGATGCAGAGCCTGCCGTCGGCCCACCTCGTCGGCCCGGTCGCGACCGCCCGCACCCAGGCCGTCACCAAGATCGCCAAGCTGGACAAGCTGCTCGCCGGCATGGCCGACGCGCTCACCGTCGGCCCGGAGATGCTCGGCGCCAACGGCCCGCGAACGTACTTCCTGGCGTTCCAGAACAACGCGGAGATCAAGGCGACCGGCGGCCTGCTCGGCGTCTACGGCATCATGACCGCGGACCACGGCAAGATCACCCTGGTGCACACCGGCTCGAACGACGAGCTGAAGAACTTCAAGGTGCCCGTCGTCGACTTCGGGCCCGAGTACAACGCGAACTACGGCACCCTCTTCCCAGGCGCGCTGTGGTCCAACGGCAACTCCAGCCCGAACTTCCCGTACGCCGGGCAGACCTGGGCGACGATGTACGAGCGCCAGACCGGCACGCACATCGACGGCGTCATCGGCGTCGACCCGGAGATGCTCGCCGACCTGGTCCGGGCCACCGGGCCGATCACGCTGTCCAGCGGGCAGAAGGTCGACGGCGACTCGGTCGCCAAGCTCATCGAGGTCGACGCCTACGCCGACTTCCACGACGACACGACCAACTCCGATGAGCGCTCCGCCCGCAAGGACTTCCTGCAGGAGGTCGCCGACACGGCGTTCCACACGGCGCTGAGCAGCGACGTCAAGCCGAAGCCGCTGGTCACCGAGCTGAACACGGCGGCCAAGGGCGGCCACCTGCAGATCTGGACCCCGGTCGCGTCCGAGATGACCATCCTGCGCAAGGGCGGGCTGACGGGCGAGCTCTACCAGGGCACGGCGCCGTACGCCGGCGTCGTCCTCAACAACGTCTCCGGCGCGAAGCTCGAGTACTACCTGCAGCGCAACGTCAGCTACACCCTCGGTTCCTGTTCCGCCGGCCGGCGGCCCGGGCAGATCCAGATCGGCCTGACGAACCTGGCCCCGGCTGGCCTGCCACGGTACGTCTGGCAGCGGATCGACGCTCCTCCCGGCTCCTATCCGCGGGGCCAGGACGTGCTGCAGCTGTCGGTCTACCTGACCGACGGCGCGAAGCTGGTGAACGTCATGGTCAACGGCAAGGCCGTCGACTTCACCCGCGGCACGGAACTCGGCCACCCGAGAATCCAGATGTGGGTTTTCCCGACCCCCGGCCAGCCGTTGACCGTCACCGTCAACACCGACGAGCCGGCCACCTCGGCGAAGCCAGTCGTTCCGGCGCAGCCGATGGCCCGGCCGCAGCAGACCGAGATCAAGGCCGCTGCCTGCGGCTGAGCACCCGGAACGGGCGCTGAGCGCCCGCCGGGTGCTCAGCCGGCTCGGGCGCCGAGCGCCCTCGCCAACGTGGGACGGGGTAACCGGAAAAATGCGAGGCAAGCCCCCATCCAGGGCTGGCAACCTGGTTGCGCCTCACTGCTGGACTGAACAGGACATCGAACGATCACCGCGTTCCGCGGAACGGGCGATCACCGCGTGGTGGGCCCTTCATGGGCCACGCGGCCTTGGTCTCTGCCGCGTGCCCAGGGGCCGCGCGAGCCGGTACGGTCGGGACCATGCCGCTCACCCAATTGGAGTTCGCCGGACTCACCCACCTTGGCTCCGGCAAGGTCCGCGAGCTGTTCGCGGTCGGCGACGACGCCGTGCTCCTGGTCGCCAGCGACCGGATCTCGGCGTTCGACGTGATCCTTCCGACCGAGATCCCCGACAAGGGCGCGGTGCTCACCGGCCTGTCGCTGTGGTGGTTCGACCAGCTCGCCGATCTCGTGCCGTCCCATGTCATCAGCTCGAACGTCGACGAGTACCCCGCCGAGCTCCAGCCGTACGCCGAGCAGCTGCGCGGCCGCTCGATGCTGTGCCACCGCCTCGACATGGCTCTCGTCGAGTGCGTCGCCCGGGGCTACCTGACCGGAAGCGGCCTGAAGGACTACGTGCGTACCGGCGCCGTCAGCGGCCACATGCTGCCGGAAGGCCTGGTCGACGGCTCGAAGCTGCCGCGCCCGATCTACACCCCGTCGACGAAGGCGCCGATCGGCGAGCACGACGAGAACATCAGCCGCGCCGACGCCGCAACCCGGATCGGCGACGAGCTCGCCGCCGAGCTGGAGAAGCTCACCCTGCAGATCTTCGGCCGGGCCAGCGACCTGGCCGCCGAGCGCGGGATCCTGCTCGCCGACACGAAGTTCGAGTTCGGCCACGACCCGGCCGGCGTGCTGCGGCTCGGGGACGAGGTGCTCACCCCCGACTCGTCGCGCTTCTGGCCGGCGGACTCCTGGGCGCCCGGCGGCGCGCAGCCCTCGTACGACAAGCAGTTCATCCGCGACTACCTGGTCAACACGGGCTGGGACAAGGTCTCCCCCGCGCCGGAGCTGCCGGACGACATCGTCACCTCGACCCGGGACCGCTACGTCGAGGCCTACGAGCGCCTCACCGGCATCTCCTTCGCCGACTACCTCGCCACTTCGTAGGCCGATCGGCCCACTTCGTAGGGCGATCGGCCCGGACGGGCGCTCAGCGCCCTACGAGATGGCGGGGGCCTTGAGCGAATCCGACCAAGGTCCCGACCCTGGACGAGGGCCCGCCTCAGCCTTCCGCGTCACCTCGAACCACATCGGGGAGGGCGCTCAGCGCCCGAACCAGGCGGAGCGGCCCGCGGGCGCTCAGCGCCCGTTCGGGCCGATCGCCATCGAGTCGGCGGGGGCCTTGGCGGCGTTCGGGTCGAAGACCAGGACGGCGCCCTCGGGGATCTCCCCGCTGTCGTACTGGGCGACGACGTCGGCGGGCATCGCCGCCTGGTCACTGCCGCGACGGAAGTCCCGCAGGCTGGTGCCCTCGCACTGGGTGTCGACGTTCGGCGCCGAGCGGCCGGCCCGCAGGTCGGCGACGTTCACCGTCCGGAAGTCGATGCTGAACCGGGTCCGGCCGGAGGTGTTCGGCACGGTGGAGTGCATCTGCGCGGCCGAGAAGCCGATGACACTGCCGACCGGGCAGACGACCCGGAGCTGCGGGTCGGCCTGGACTGGCTCGCGCGGGCCGGGCTGCTTGCGGGTGTCCTTGGCGACGTGCTGCGCGGCCTGCGCCCGGCCGGTCGCGTTGTAGACGTAGTAGTTGAACTCCTCGGACCCGTTGCTGATCCCGGAGGTCCAGTAGTGCGGGTGGAACGCCATCGACGACTCGGACTCGAAGTCGTAGATCGGCAGCCACCAGTTGATCTGCGCCAGCGGCGCGGACCACCAGACATCCCGGTGCAGCGGGAACGCGTAGCCGACGCCGGCCGTGAGATAGCCGTCGGAGGTCGCCCCGCGCAGCCGGGGGACGTCGATGTAGGTCTCGTCCAGGTCCGAGCCGAGCCCGCGGACCACGTCGGCGATCAGGCCCTTGGTCTTCGGGTGGTGGATGAACTTCGGCTTGAGCGGGCCGAAGATCTCCACGAACTTCTCGACGGGCAGCTCGTGCTGGGCCACCACCGGGTCGTACGGCGCGAACGCGTCCTCGATGAGCTCGCGGGCGAAGTCGACCAGCGCCCGGACGGCCGGCGACGGGGACGTCACGAACAGGTCGCCGCCGTACAGCCGCTCCCGCCGGCGCTCGTCGGGCATCGTCGAATCGGTGAAGACGGTCGTCATCGTTGTCCTTGGTGGTCGGGCGGTCGGCCGCCACCGGGACGGCACAGCCGACAAGGTTTTCGATCCAGTTCGCGTCGCCGATGAACGGTGAGGAAGCACGGCGGCGTGGAACAGCCAGAGTCAGGGACGTCCCTCGGCACCATCGCCACGAGTGACGGTGAGAATGCATTCAAGAATGTTGGAGCGCATCGGGTCCTTCTGCACGCCTGCCCAGGCGCTCACCACGTCGGCACGGTGACACCTGGCCGGCCCGCCGCCCGGCCACAGATCATGGCCGGTCAGACAGGTCGCGACGATGCTCCCATCCGTGCCCTGACCAAGGATGCCCCAGGGTGGGCGGTGGCGCAATAGGTATTGCCTTGACGTTTTGACTACGAGTGTGTCATAGAGCCGACTGCCTCGATCGGGAGGGTCGTTCGGCATGAGCGCATCGTGCGGCCCGGCGCAGTGGACCCGTGACCAGCGGATCTTCCGGGACCGGCCAGCCGGGGAAAGCAGGATTGACGATCAGCTAACCGGCCCGGAAGGCCGCGCAGAATCCGCGTCATGGATGTCGCGGTCGACCTTGGTCACGGCCTGGACAATGCGTCCGGCGTCACCCGAGAAGCTCTCGCCACGAGAGGGTTCGGGAGCCGGTAGGGCCGAGAGGACGTTCGGCGCTAACGAACCCGTTCGCGGCTGAGAAGGATGCCAATCCGCTGTCGGGTCACCCCGAAGAACTGTCCGATGCGCTCATGGGTCCAGCCCTCAGCGACCAGCGCGGCTGCCTCCGCCCGGCGGAAGCGCCCGGCCGCCGAGGACAGCCGGTCCAGGACGTCGCTGAGGCTCTCGACGATCAGCGGCCGTTCCTCGGCCTCGACGATCACCCGGTAGAGGTCGCCGCCGACGCGGCGGTGCTCGATCTCATCCGCCCGCTGACGGACCCGCTCCAGCTGCGCGATCGTGTCATCGATGACTGCGACCAGATGACGCAGCTCGGCGATCGTCTCGTCGTCGGCGTCCACGATGCCCATTCTGGGGTACCGGCCGGGCCACGGACGCGATTCGTCGATCACGCCGGCGTGCGGCGGGATGACGGGCGGGGCGGGGCCTTCCGCGTCCGTCGGGTCGCCGGTCAGCAGGACCGCTGGAACGCGAGCGCCTTGATGAGCGCGCCCCACTCGTACACGATCGTCTTAGGCCAGTTGTCCCGGCCGGGCGAGACGCCGGCGATCTCCAGCTGCCCCTGGTAGCAGCGTTCGACCCGGATCCGGGCCCGAGTCTCCTGCGGCCGGCCGGTGACCACGATCACCTTCTTCCAGCCGTGCTCGCTGGCTAGCCGCTGCGTCGCCTCAGCCTCGCCGCGGGTCGTCGCCGGACTGGGCACGAAGCAGAACACCTGCGCGCCGGAGATCGTCGGGAGCGACTTCTGGCAGAACGTGGGATCCTGCGTCGAGACGGCGACGACCGGCGCATAGCCGTGGCCCGCCAGCCAGAAGGTCGTGTACTTCCGGTCGCCGATCCCGTCGAACATGACGATCGCGTCCGCCTTCGTCAGCGGGTCCGTCTTCGGGAAGACGAACAGCCGCAGGGTCACGGCAAGCAGACCCACGACCAGGACGAGAACCAGCCCGACGACGAGCCAACCGCGTCGCCGCAGCCGGCGGATCCGCCGGAAGGCCCGGGGCCGCTCCACCGCCGGCACGAGCGCCGGCTCCGCGACGCCGTCCACCACCACCGTGCCGGCCGGCTCCGCGACGCCGTCCACCACCACCGTGCCGGCCGGCTCCGCGACGCCGTCCACCACCACCGCGGGGGCCGGCTCCGCGGCGTCGTCGTCCACTGCTGGCGCCGGCGGCGCGGCGTCATCCAGCACCACGGAGGCCGGTTCCGCGGCGTCGTCCTGCATCGCGAGGTTCGGCAGCCTGTCGGACTCGGTCGGCTGGGAGCCTACGGCGGTCATCGCCCCGTCCGTCATCGCAGCACCGGCGGGCCACCCGCGAGGTAATCGTTGATCCGCTGCCGGCCGCTCTCGTGGAAGTCGAGGGCGTCGAGATCCTCGAACGCGACGAACGCGACGTCGAGCGACTCCTCGCTGGCCCGCAGCTCGCCGCCGACGATCGTGCAGGCGCAGCAGATGGTGAACTCCTGGCGGCGCTCACCATCCGCGTAAACCATCACATGGCTCGGATTCGAGTAGACGCCGACGATCCGGTCGACCCTGACGTCGAGACCGGTCTCCTCGTGGATCTCGCGGACCACGCAGTCCTCGAACCACTCGCCGATCTGCATCCCGCCGCCGGGGATGCCCCACTTGCCGTTGTCACGGCGGCGTTCGAGCAGGAAACGCCCCTGGTCGTCGACGACGATCGCGCTGCCGCCGACGACCAGGGAGTTGGCTAGCTTCGCCTCAGGCGCTCCGGCTGCGGCCGCGTCCCGATGTTGCTGGGAGTACTCCCTCCATACCACCGGGATCGCGGCCTTTCCGTCTACCTGGACGACTCGACCCTTACGTTACAGGAGGGTCAGACTTCCTTCAGCTCCGTGGTGACGCCGAGCTTCTTCAGCTCGTCCCCGATCTCGGCCAGATAGATCGGGTTCATGACGATCACGAGCTCGGGCTTGTCCTCGACGAGCTGCTCGGGCCCGACGATCAGGTGCCCGCTGCCAGCCATGTATTTCCCGTGCTTGTACGGGTTGATGTCCACGGCGTAGTCGACCAGCTTGCTCGCCTCGCCTAGGCCGGCGAAGAACGACACGCCCTTGGAGCCGGAGCCCCAGATCGCGACGCGCCCACCCCGAGCTCGGACCGCGCGGATCTCGACGGCCCAGTTGTCCAGGCTGGAGTTGACCTTCTGCTCGAACGGCGCGAGCGACGCGGCAAGCCGCTCGATGTCGTCCTCGATCGCCAGCGGCTCGCCGGGGGCCGGCACGGTCGACGGCTTGGCCTCGATCACCAGGTACTGGTCGTCGTACTCGCGCGTGACCTCAAGCACCTCGAAGCCGGTCGCGCGGAACAGCCGAGCCAGCGAGCCGGCCGAGAAGTACGTGCAGTGCTCGTAGTAGACATCCCAGTACGCGGCGTCCTCAAGGATGCGCAGCACGTCCGGCAGCTCGAACAGCACGATCGTGTCCGGCTGGTCACCGATGGCCGCACGGACGTTGCGCATGAACTCGCCCACCGGCGAGATGTGCTCAAGCGTGTGCCGGCAGACGA contains the following coding sequences:
- a CDS encoding GDP-L-fucose synthase, whose amino-acid sequence is MSGLLDHGSVFVAGHRGLVGSAITRRLRGAGIDVITRGRDELDLTDTVAVSQFFDEVRPAAVVLAAAKVGGIMANATQPVEFLENNLHIQLNVISSAWRAGTEKLLFLGSSCIYPKFAAQPITEDALLTGPLEPTNEAYAIAKIAGITQIQSYRREYGAHYVSAMPTNVYGPGDNFDLETSHVLPALIHRFYLATERGDREVTLWGSGTPRREFIHVDDLADACATILEKYDDPAPINVGTGTDVTIRELAELVADVVGFTGTISFDPAKPDGTPRKLLDVSKLEGLGWKPSISLRDGIESTFAWWKSSGQVARGRVTVDA
- the gmd gene encoding GDP-mannose 4,6-dehydratase; translated protein: MTKVAIVTGVTGQDGSYLCELLLQKGYEVHGLVRRSSSFNTARIDHLYQDPHEDGRKLVLHHADLDDGLSLVNILKETGPSEVYNLGAQSHVRVSYDTPLYTANVTGVGALRILEAVRASNLDIRVYQASSSEMFGSTPPPQNEETPFHPRSPYACAKVYAYWSAVNHRESYGMYVSNGILFNHESPRRGETFVTRKITRAVARIQAGLQNELYLGNLDATRDWGYAPEYVNAMWMMLQAPEPDDYVVATGTTYSVREFCRVAFGHVGLNWEDYVRFDPKYTRPAEVDALMGDASKINANLGWKPEVTFEELVQIMVDGDIQLLEDERAGRLVRVDR
- a CDS encoding WecB/TagA/CpsF family glycosyltransferase; this encodes MLEGRTEPRTVAGTRRSAPVIREASCCGVRITACSFEDAVAAVIGIPVKGGDEVPGAGTAVHLCNAYTLALADREARLKRTLNTARFNFPDGWPVALLTRQRTRLSGADSEKISGPDLFQAVLSAGRDHGVKHYFLGSTPEVLEALERSVRRAYPGVQIAGVESPPFRELTPDERAEQRLRIIASGADLVWVGLGTPKQDWEVERLAAEIPAVFLAVGAAFDFLAGLKPRAPRWMGDYGVEWIFRLASEPQRLWKRYLVGNPQFVLSVLRNRGH
- the rfbA gene encoding glucose-1-phosphate thymidylyltransferase RfbA yields the protein MKGIVLAGGTGSRLYPITRAVSKQLMPVYDKPMIYYPLSTLMAAGIREILVITTPADQAQFQRLLGDGGWLGCRFEYAVQAEPRGLAEAFVVGADFVGDDKVCLILGDNIFYGVGLGEQLKGYTDPVGGIVFAYHVSDPERYGVVEFDADRRAVSIEEKPAKPKSSFAVTGLYFYDNEVLEIAAQTRPSARGELEITAVNQAYLERGRLGVHLLDRGTAWLDTGTFNSLMQAAQFVQVIEERQGLKIGCVEEVAWREGFITDAQLAELLRPLSKSGYGTYLEGLLNDET
- a CDS encoding DUF4012 domain-containing protein — translated: MSARDFIDPPTEDPNGPARWARPPAGLADPSDPSTTTVIRRSRHSARGRGATGPDAAPRTAEAAGPDAATDSPETPFEDPDSGWKPAGSRRADAADDGTGASGGKRGRLIGGARAGQPGSRRRWPLVVGGVVVLLIACAAVLVYQVLKVKSDLASTSNDLTAVQDAATSGDIPTAKARLSRVIDSAHAARSHSAGPVWWAASHIPFAGPNLSTSRQLVLSLADLADGPLTDMVSVSDTISPDSLIKDSTIDVPTLVKDRPTLLRAAAGVATVDKRMQSLPSAHLVGPVATARTQAVTKIAKLDKLLAGMADALTVGPEMLGANGPRTYFLAFQNNAEIKATGGLLGVYGIMTADHGKITLVHTGSNDELKNFKVPVVDFGPEYNANYGTLFPGALWSNGNSSPNFPYAGQTWATMYERQTGTHIDGVIGVDPEMLADLVRATGPITLSSGQKVDGDSVAKLIEVDAYADFHDDTTNSDERSARKDFLQEVADTAFHTALSSDVKPKPLVTELNTAAKGGHLQIWTPVASEMTILRKGGLTGELYQGTAPYAGVVLNNVSGAKLEYYLQRNVSYTLGSCSAGRRPGQIQIGLTNLAPAGLPRYVWQRIDAPPGSYPRGQDVLQLSVYLTDGAKLVNVMVNGKAVDFTRGTELGHPRIQMWVFPTPGQPLTVTVNTDEPATSAKPVVPAQPMARPQQTEIKAAACG
- a CDS encoding phosphoribosylaminoimidazolesuccinocarboxamide synthase, whose translation is MPLTQLEFAGLTHLGSGKVRELFAVGDDAVLLVASDRISAFDVILPTEIPDKGAVLTGLSLWWFDQLADLVPSHVISSNVDEYPAELQPYAEQLRGRSMLCHRLDMALVECVARGYLTGSGLKDYVRTGAVSGHMLPEGLVDGSKLPRPIYTPSTKAPIGEHDENISRADAATRIGDELAAELEKLTLQIFGRASDLAAERGILLADTKFEFGHDPAGVLRLGDEVLTPDSSRFWPADSWAPGGAQPSYDKQFIRDYLVNTGWDKVSPAPELPDDIVTSTRDRYVEAYERLTGISFADYLATS
- a CDS encoding helix-turn-helix domain-containing protein → MDADDETIAELRHLVAVIDDTIAQLERVRQRADEIEHRRVGGDLYRVIVEAEERPLIVESLSDVLDRLSSAAGRFRRAEAAALVAEGWTHERIGQFFGVTRQRIGILLSRERVR